The proteins below come from a single Methanothrix thermoacetophila PT genomic window:
- a CDS encoding V-type ATP synthase subunit E has translation MALDAVVEDILATSKSKVAEINAETEQEVARILSEARERAAEIKSRKEAEAKHDIEALVRREMSSANLELKRAELNVHKEVLEQVRIKFLDAVTNLPKDKNEALIKKLLEPYDLKDMKVYSSKRDQAFVSSLVPNYGGTLDIIGGVVVESKDGSVRFDHSYETLARDIFNAKVKEVSKLLFG, from the coding sequence ATGGCACTAGATGCAGTGGTTGAGGATATTCTGGCAACAAGCAAGAGCAAGGTCGCCGAGATAAATGCGGAGACTGAGCAGGAAGTTGCCAGAATACTTAGCGAGGCCAGAGAACGTGCCGCCGAGATAAAGTCCAGGAAAGAGGCAGAGGCAAAGCACGACATAGAGGCTCTTGTGCGCAGGGAGATGTCCAGCGCAAACCTGGAGCTCAAGAGGGCTGAGCTGAACGTTCATAAAGAGGTCCTCGAGCAGGTGAGGATTAAGTTCCTCGACGCGGTCACAAACCTGCCAAAGGACAAGAACGAGGCTCTTATAAAGAAGCTCCTGGAGCCCTATGATCTCAAGGATATGAAGGTCTACTCCAGCAAGAGAGATCAGGCCTTCGTATCCTCTCTTGTCCCAAACTACGGAGGCACGCTGGATATAATCGGTGGCGTGGTGGTCGAGAGCAAGGACGGGTCAGTGAGGTTTGATCACTCATATGAGACTCTAGCGCGGGATATCTTTAACGCCAAGGTCAAAGAGGTCTCCAAGCTCTTGTTCGGGTGA
- a CDS encoding V-type ATPase subunit subunit G family protein: MDVVRDQMARHDILMRIKQAEADAKASVQQALQEKEKRIADATTEAANIVRTAESEAQAFYEKELAKAEGEVKAKKQSVISEGMRKVDALRSSANAKLDKAVEYLLKEFMGLLHA; encoded by the coding sequence ATGGATGTAGTGAGGGATCAGATGGCGAGACATGACATCTTGATGAGAATCAAGCAGGCAGAGGCGGATGCCAAGGCCAGTGTCCAGCAGGCCTTGCAGGAGAAGGAAAAACGCATCGCCGATGCCACTACTGAAGCAGCGAACATAGTGCGTACAGCCGAATCCGAAGCACAGGCCTTCTACGAGAAGGAACTCGCCAAGGCGGAGGGCGAAGTTAAGGCCAAGAAGCAATCGGTTATTAGCGAGGGCATGCGAAAGGTAGATGCCTTGAGGTCTAGTGCAAACGCAAAACTGGACAAAGCGGTTGAATACTTGCTAAAGGAGTTTATGGGGTTGTTGCATGCTTAG
- a CDS encoding V-type ATP synthase subunit C — protein sequence MPVLRLPKFGKPVKYAYITGRVRAMKTKLIPNEMYARMLNMDIPEIARYLEETQYKEEIDALAKDYSGAELIEHATFANLAKTYRKLLEVSIDEPQFLILEYLRRWDIWNIKTILRGKFYGASDSEIMKYIVPAGELDQEFLEGLAKKDSINDVITAFEGTDFAEALSKYDGKSLASVENALDKLYYFRMERAVGGTLSVGGGLLLKYVKREIDIRNLITLFRMNKAGIEASIVQENLIPGGKLSEELSRMAGQPYADFVRGLEGYPFWSAISDVATADLDSVSRIEARLKAYLIRYAWSLSNYHPLSILPVLGYIVTKETEVANIRKIVRGKEAGLPNELIEEQMVVA from the coding sequence ATGCCAGTACTACGTTTGCCGAAGTTCGGAAAACCGGTGAAGTACGCATACATCACGGGCAGGGTAAGGGCGATGAAAACGAAGCTCATACCCAACGAGATGTATGCCAGAATGCTGAACATGGATATACCAGAGATCGCAAGATACCTCGAAGAGACCCAGTACAAAGAGGAGATCGATGCTCTCGCCAAGGACTACTCCGGTGCAGAGCTGATCGAGCATGCAACCTTTGCAAACCTGGCAAAGACCTACAGGAAGCTCCTTGAGGTCTCGATAGACGAGCCCCAGTTCCTGATACTGGAGTACCTGAGGCGCTGGGACATCTGGAACATAAAGACGATCCTCCGTGGAAAGTTCTATGGCGCCAGCGACTCGGAGATAATGAAGTACATAGTGCCTGCGGGCGAGCTGGACCAGGAGTTTCTGGAAGGGCTTGCCAAGAAGGACTCGATCAACGATGTCATAACAGCATTCGAGGGCACAGACTTCGCTGAGGCTCTCTCCAAGTACGATGGGAAGTCCCTCGCCTCTGTGGAGAACGCCCTTGACAAGCTCTATTACTTCAGAATGGAGCGCGCTGTGGGCGGGACGCTATCAGTTGGCGGCGGTCTCCTTCTCAAATACGTGAAGAGAGAGATCGATATCAGGAACCTCATAACCCTCTTCCGGATGAACAAGGCTGGAATCGAGGCTAGCATCGTTCAAGAGAATCTGATACCTGGCGGCAAGCTCAGCGAGGAGCTGAGCAGGATGGCAGGACAGCCCTATGCGGATTTCGTCAGGGGGCTTGAAGGCTATCCGTTCTGGAGCGCAATCTCGGATGTGGCGACCGCGGACCTCGATAGCGTGAGCAGAATAGAAGCAAGGCTGAAGGCATATCTCATAAGATACGCCTGGTCTCTGTCCAACTACCATCCGCTGTCGATCCTGCCTGTGCTTGGCTACATCGTCACAAAGGAGACAGAGGTTGCCAACATCAGGAAGATCGTCAGAGGGAAGGAGGCTGGACTGCCTAACGAGCTTATCGAGGAGCAGATGGTGGTGGCATAA
- a CDS encoding V-type ATP synthase subunit I produces the protein MLRPVEMSRVVVAGSKNVMESVVEKLHELNLMHIVNYTGGEGDFEQGKTMGKGKEFSENLIKLRSIERYLDIKPKAPDVRFAESQIVSQMDDLLGRLAEEVTSTYERITAIEAEVKSKQDQINALRPLAAIDLPIELYSGYETLAVFVGTVESAVDADVAKVAPKSEVFTGSFKNTTVVAVFVPVEKASEVQAVLAEHGFAEISVPKLTGAPDVAISTLEAEIKRLESEKEPLQKKLKDLKKQYEDIILAADEYLSIQTQKTDAPLRFATSENAFVIDGYVPSADYDKLKSALESTTGGRIHVEKLPENEMEELVEKKGEDIPTKIENPGIVKPYELITRLFAIPEYKEFDPTLLIFVFFPIMFGMILGDVAYGIMILLVLVMLKKKFRTEGWTQLINIVMIASVWSIIFGLIFGEIFGPMGLWGKVFGQLPHEEILALEESGRFFGEGVFGPLGRVGPMGMFPLYRLATNAVLMLIGVSIFIGVLHCGIGSILGVKTELNYGEKKHAYFERLPVLIFQVAFALLLLGLVLGFMPLVYLMGLLVVVSIVMMVMGPEGVMGATHLPFYVSNLISYLRLLAIGLASVGVAFAANKLAFGVIMPMLSGGEHLTMVAYIVGVIVLLVVHFINLLLGILSPFMHPLRLHYVEMFTKFYSQHGGGVEYSPFGHVRRYLKV, from the coding sequence ATGCTTAGACCCGTTGAGATGAGTCGTGTAGTCGTCGCCGGGTCGAAGAATGTGATGGAGTCTGTGGTGGAGAAGCTCCATGAGCTCAACCTCATGCACATCGTCAACTACACAGGTGGGGAAGGCGATTTTGAGCAGGGTAAGACGATGGGCAAAGGCAAGGAGTTCTCCGAGAACCTCATAAAGCTCAGATCGATTGAGAGATATCTGGATATAAAGCCGAAGGCTCCCGATGTCAGGTTTGCGGAGTCCCAGATAGTATCCCAGATGGACGATCTGCTGGGAAGGCTTGCGGAGGAGGTGACCTCCACCTACGAGCGCATAACTGCAATCGAGGCCGAGGTCAAATCAAAGCAGGATCAGATCAATGCGCTTCGGCCACTGGCGGCGATTGACCTGCCCATAGAGCTGTACTCGGGCTATGAGACCCTGGCGGTTTTCGTAGGGACGGTTGAGTCTGCAGTTGATGCCGATGTCGCAAAGGTCGCTCCCAAGAGCGAGGTCTTCACAGGGAGCTTCAAGAACACCACGGTAGTCGCGGTGTTCGTGCCCGTTGAGAAGGCCTCTGAGGTTCAGGCGGTTCTTGCCGAGCATGGGTTTGCGGAGATCTCGGTTCCAAAGCTTACCGGAGCTCCAGATGTGGCCATATCCACGCTGGAGGCGGAGATCAAGCGGCTGGAGTCGGAGAAGGAGCCACTGCAGAAGAAGCTCAAGGATCTCAAGAAGCAGTATGAGGACATAATACTTGCTGCAGATGAGTATCTGAGCATCCAGACCCAGAAGACCGATGCGCCTCTCAGGTTTGCAACAAGCGAGAACGCGTTTGTCATAGATGGCTACGTTCCATCAGCGGACTATGATAAGCTCAAGAGTGCGCTTGAGAGCACAACCGGCGGCAGAATACACGTTGAGAAACTCCCTGAGAATGAGATGGAGGAGCTGGTCGAGAAGAAGGGCGAGGACATACCCACAAAGATCGAGAACCCCGGGATTGTGAAGCCTTACGAGCTCATAACCAGGCTTTTCGCGATACCTGAGTACAAAGAGTTTGATCCAACGCTTCTGATATTCGTGTTCTTCCCGATAATGTTCGGGATGATCCTCGGAGACGTTGCATATGGCATCATGATACTACTCGTACTCGTGATGCTGAAGAAGAAGTTCAGAACTGAAGGGTGGACACAGCTGATCAACATTGTGATGATTGCAAGCGTCTGGTCCATAATATTCGGCCTGATCTTCGGCGAGATCTTCGGGCCAATGGGCCTGTGGGGGAAGGTCTTCGGGCAGCTGCCACATGAGGAGATCCTTGCGCTGGAGGAATCCGGAAGGTTCTTCGGCGAGGGTGTCTTCGGTCCGCTTGGCAGGGTTGGTCCGATGGGGATGTTCCCGCTGTACAGGCTGGCCACTAATGCGGTGCTGATGTTGATCGGTGTCAGTATCTTCATAGGTGTTCTCCATTGTGGAATCGGTTCTATTCTCGGCGTCAAGACAGAGCTCAATTATGGTGAGAAGAAGCACGCATACTTCGAGCGGCTTCCGGTGCTGATATTCCAGGTGGCTTTTGCGCTGCTGCTTCTCGGCCTGGTTCTGGGCTTCATGCCCCTGGTGTATCTCATGGGGCTCCTTGTTGTGGTGTCTATCGTCATGATGGTCATGGGCCCGGAGGGTGTAATGGGTGCCACGCATCTTCCGTTCTACGTGAGCAACCTGATCTCCTACCTGAGGCTCCTGGCCATTGGCCTCGCGTCAGTTGGTGTTGCGTTTGCAGCCAACAAGCTGGCCTTTGGCGTCATCATGCCGATGCTCAGCGGCGGTGAGCACCTCACGATGGTCGCTTACATCGTGGGAGTCATCGTGCTGCTTGTGGTACACTTCATCAACCTGCTGCTTGGTATATTATCTCCGTTCATGCACCCCCTGAGGTTGCATTACGTCGAGATGTTCACCAAGTTCTACAGCCAGCATGGTGGTGGAGTTGAGTACAGCCCCTTCGGACATGTCCGGAGGTATCTGAAGGTATAA
- a CDS encoding 30S ribosomal protein S13 yields the protein METKETESSVELRHIVRIYNTDLDGKKQVQMALTGIKGVGRRLARVFAVKAGVDPCATLGKLPEEQIEALKNVIESVRDNIPAWMMNRRKDIITGVDKHVMGAEVLTTLREDLDIMKKTRSYKGIRHELGLRVRGQRTRSTGRSGATVGVTRKKTQAKK from the coding sequence ATGGAGACGAAGGAGACTGAGAGCTCTGTTGAGCTGAGACATATAGTGCGCATTTACAACACCGATCTTGACGGGAAGAAGCAGGTTCAGATGGCTCTTACTGGCATCAAAGGCGTTGGCAGAAGGCTGGCCAGGGTGTTCGCAGTGAAGGCAGGCGTGGATCCCTGCGCGACTCTGGGGAAGCTGCCTGAGGAGCAGATAGAGGCTCTGAAGAATGTTATAGAGAGTGTCAGAGATAACATTCCAGCCTGGATGATGAACCGGAGGAAGGACATAATAACAGGCGTGGACAAACACGTCATGGGCGCCGAAGTCCTCACGACCCTCCGCGAGGATCTTGACATCATGAAGAAGACCAGAAGCTACAAGGGCATAAGGCATGAGCTCGGGTTGAGAGTGAGAGGGCAGAGGACCAGATCCACAGGCAGGAGCGGCGCGACCGTTGGTGTCACCAGGAAGAAGACGCAGGCGAAGAAATGA
- a CDS encoding H+-transporting two-sector ATPase C subunit translates to MAITDAGVMYGLLAVGAGLATGLAGIGAGVGEQGIGAAVVGVVAEEPGFLGKGLFLMLLPETLIIFGLAVSLILMFAWSPFAALL, encoded by the coding sequence ATGGCTATAACGGATGCAGGAGTAATGTACGGTCTGTTGGCAGTTGGTGCAGGTCTTGCGACTGGGCTTGCCGGTATCGGTGCGGGTGTCGGTGAGCAGGGCATCGGAGCCGCCGTCGTCGGCGTCGTTGCAGAGGAGCCTGGATTCCTGGGCAAGGGCCTGTTCCTGATGCTGCTGCCCGAGACGCTGATCATCTTCGGGCTTGCCGTCTCGCTGATCCTGATGTTCGCCTGGTCACCCTTCGCCGCGTTACTCTGA
- a CDS encoding V-type ATP synthase subunit B: MTKEYKTITEISGPLVFVEKTEPVGYGELVEIRTASGEVKRGQVLDTSDEIVVVQVFEGTGGLSKDSSVRFTGDVIKMPLSPSIIGRVLSGSGRPRDGGPPIVPEVEREIIGAAINPASREKPRAFIQTGISTIDGTNTLVRGQKLPIFSGAGLPHNDVALQIARQAKVLGEAEEFAVVFCAMGITNEEAQHFMADFERTGALERAVIFLNLADDPAVERLLTPKLGLTTAEYLAFDLDMHVLVIYTDMTNYCESLRQMGAAREEVPGRRGYPGYMYTDLATNYERAGIIKGKKGSITQFPILTMPGDDITHPIPDLSGYITEGQLIVSRELHRKGIYPPIDIRPSLSRLMNSGIGAGHTREDHRAVSDQLYAYYAEGCDLRGLAAIVGKEALSERDKLILEFADQFERRFVNQGRDEDRSIIETLTIGWELLSMLPETMLTRIDDKFIKKYHPKYAGTAKKE; the protein is encoded by the coding sequence ATGACCAAGGAATACAAGACTATAACCGAGATCTCTGGACCCCTGGTGTTCGTCGAGAAGACCGAGCCAGTAGGCTACGGTGAGCTCGTCGAGATCAGGACGGCCAGCGGTGAGGTGAAGAGAGGCCAGGTCCTGGACACCTCGGATGAGATCGTCGTCGTCCAGGTCTTCGAGGGTACCGGTGGCCTCTCAAAGGATAGCTCCGTGAGATTCACCGGAGACGTCATCAAGATGCCGCTCTCTCCGAGCATCATAGGGAGGGTTCTCTCCGGCTCCGGCAGGCCGAGGGATGGTGGGCCACCCATTGTTCCAGAGGTGGAGCGCGAGATCATCGGGGCTGCCATAAACCCAGCCTCGAGGGAGAAGCCCAGAGCCTTCATCCAGACGGGCATATCGACCATAGACGGGACAAACACCCTTGTGAGGGGGCAGAAGCTGCCCATCTTCTCGGGTGCGGGTCTCCCGCATAATGATGTTGCCCTTCAGATCGCCCGTCAGGCAAAGGTCCTGGGTGAGGCAGAGGAGTTCGCGGTGGTCTTCTGCGCCATGGGCATCACAAACGAGGAGGCCCAGCACTTCATGGCAGACTTCGAGAGGACAGGTGCTCTCGAGAGGGCCGTGATCTTCCTCAACCTGGCAGACGACCCGGCTGTCGAGAGGCTCCTGACTCCAAAGCTGGGGCTGACCACAGCTGAGTACCTGGCGTTCGATCTGGACATGCACGTGCTGGTCATCTACACAGACATGACCAACTACTGCGAGTCTCTGAGACAGATGGGAGCTGCCCGAGAGGAGGTCCCAGGACGTCGCGGCTATCCGGGTTACATGTACACAGACCTTGCCACGAACTACGAGCGTGCCGGAATCATAAAGGGCAAGAAGGGATCGATTACACAGTTCCCGATCCTCACGATGCCAGGCGACGACATAACACATCCGATTCCAGACCTCTCAGGATACATCACAGAGGGCCAGCTTATCGTATCGCGTGAGCTCCACAGGAAGGGCATCTATCCACCCATCGACATCCGCCCGTCCCTGAGCAGGCTGATGAATTCGGGAATCGGCGCCGGACACACCAGAGAGGACCACAGGGCCGTATCGGATCAGCTCTACGCGTACTACGCAGAGGGCTGCGATCTGAGGGGCCTTGCTGCGATCGTCGGCAAGGAGGCGCTCTCCGAGCGCGACAAGCTCATCCTGGAGTTCGCCGACCAGTTCGAGCGCAGGTTCGTCAATCAGGGCAGGGATGAGGATAGGTCCATCATAGAGACCCTCACCATCGGATGGGAGCTCCTCTCGATGCTGCCCGAGACGATGCTCACCAGGATCGACGACAAGTTCATCAAGAAGTACCATCCGAAGTACGCAGGCACCGCAAAGAAAGAGTGA
- a CDS encoding RuBisCO large subunit C-terminal-like domain-containing protein, translating into MLRLRLPGSFGLVNVLIYFSSDHWSTSSATIRASVSQYSWVWGALRILWSLGRTSRTLEGGSPCDASHYHQKGWKMMQRDVVARYRVETDLPMRKAAEAIAAEQSTGTWTEVRGAESDLAASVLSIDGNTVEIEFPVELFEPGNIPQYLSVIAGNLFGLEALKKVRLVDVDFPESLVRAHSGPKFGIEEARRIIDAYNRPLVGTIVKPKVGLNPSQTAEVAGAAVRGGLDLVKDDETLTDQKFCPMERRVEEVMAEFDRVESETGKKAFYAVNVTTGADTILERAERAIDRGANMLMVDVLTAGFSALEALARGVDLPIHVHRTMHGAMTRDRAHGISMLVIAKLVRMAGGTNLHTGSYVGKMASDIEENDQCRDALREDWYGLKRVFPVASGGIHPGKVAGNLDGYGIDCIVQAGGGVHGHPDGTTAGARAMVQAVEAWLSGIPVMEYAERHKELKRALERWGV; encoded by the coding sequence ATGCTGCGTCTTCGACTACCTGGCTCCTTTGGACTGGTGAATGTTCTTATTTATTTTTCATCTGATCACTGGTCGACCTCATCGGCAACTATAAGAGCATCCGTATCACAATACAGCTGGGTATGGGGTGCTTTGAGGATTTTATGGAGCTTAGGGAGAACGTCGAGGACGCTCGAAGGAGGATCTCCCTGCGACGCATCTCATTACCATCAAAAAGGGTGGAAGATGATGCAGAGGGATGTTGTGGCGCGCTACCGCGTCGAGACTGATCTTCCCATGAGAAAGGCTGCTGAGGCGATAGCTGCTGAGCAGTCGACCGGGACATGGACTGAGGTGAGAGGAGCTGAGAGCGATCTCGCGGCGAGTGTCCTCTCGATAGATGGCAATACCGTGGAGATAGAGTTCCCTGTGGAGCTCTTCGAGCCTGGGAACATACCGCAGTATCTGTCTGTTATCGCAGGGAACCTCTTCGGTCTGGAGGCTCTGAAGAAGGTTCGACTGGTGGATGTCGATTTTCCGGAGTCACTGGTCAGAGCTCATAGCGGCCCGAAGTTCGGGATAGAGGAGGCAAGGAGGATCATCGATGCATACAATCGTCCTCTTGTTGGCACGATAGTCAAGCCCAAGGTCGGGCTGAACCCGAGTCAGACCGCTGAGGTCGCAGGGGCTGCTGTGAGAGGCGGCCTCGATCTCGTCAAGGACGATGAGACGCTCACAGATCAGAAGTTCTGCCCGATGGAGAGAAGGGTCGAGGAGGTCATGGCGGAGTTTGACAGGGTCGAGAGCGAGACCGGGAAGAAGGCGTTCTACGCAGTCAACGTCACAACTGGCGCCGACACGATCCTGGAAAGGGCGGAGAGGGCGATCGACCGGGGCGCGAACATGCTCATGGTCGATGTCCTGACAGCTGGTTTCTCCGCGCTCGAAGCGCTTGCAAGAGGGGTGGATCTGCCGATACATGTGCATAGAACAATGCACGGAGCCATGACGAGAGACAGAGCGCATGGAATATCGATGCTCGTCATAGCGAAGCTCGTCAGAATGGCGGGTGGCACGAACCTGCACACAGGCAGCTATGTCGGCAAGATGGCCAGCGATATCGAGGAGAATGACCAGTGCAGAGATGCTTTGCGCGAGGATTGGTATGGCCTGAAAAGAGTTTTCCCGGTGGCTTCAGGCGGCATACACCCCGGGAAGGTCGCAGGCAACCTGGATGGATACGGTATAGACTGCATAGTGCAGGCAGGCGGTGGCGTACATGGGCATCCAGATGGGACGACTGCAGGGGCAAGGGCGATGGTGCAGGCAGTCGAGGCGTGGCTGAGCGGCATACCGGTGATGGAGTATGCAGAGAGGCATAAAGAGCTAAAACGTGCGCTTGAGCGATGGGGTGTTTGA
- a CDS encoding V-type ATP synthase subunit A has translation MEVGRVKRVAGPVVQAVGLKASMYDLVLVGEEGLMSEVIGISGDKHIIQVYEDTSGIKPGEPVKETGGPLVAQLGPGILTQIYDGVQRPLPLLAEKSGDFISRGLFVDGVDHKKKWEFKPLVKKGDTVKPGQPIGEVQEQLLIKHKIMVPPKHKGGVVKEIYSGNFTVEETVCVLEDGSELTMLQKWPVRQARPVVRKLPPTIPLRTGQRVIDGFFPLAKGGTAAIPGGFGTGKTVMQQTLSKWSDVDIVIYVGCGERGNEMADLLHEFPELVDPRTNRPLLERSIVYANTSNMPVAAREASIYTGMTTAEYYRDMGYDVLMTADSTSRWAEAMRELASRLEEMPGEEGYPAYLAARLADFYERAGRAEVLAGGEGSVAVVGAVSPPGGDFTEPVTQNTLRIVKVFWALDSRLTQRRHFPSINWLDSYSLYEKDLESWYAENVAPDWNQLKRRAMAILQENAELEEIVMLVGSDALPEDQQLTLEVARMIINFWLAQSAFHPVDTFCPYKKQYDLLKAILTYRDYAFDALRRGVAVDQIKSVPSKDALAKLRMVEDYEPDLKKVMDQMKAEFEALK, from the coding sequence ATGGAAGTAGGAAGAGTAAAGAGAGTCGCCGGGCCGGTCGTGCAGGCCGTTGGTCTGAAGGCTTCGATGTACGACCTGGTTCTGGTCGGCGAGGAAGGCCTGATGAGTGAGGTCATCGGCATTTCCGGAGATAAGCACATCATCCAGGTATACGAGGATACCTCGGGTATCAAGCCTGGTGAGCCGGTCAAGGAGACCGGAGGGCCTCTGGTGGCCCAGCTTGGTCCCGGCATCCTCACTCAGATCTACGATGGCGTTCAGAGACCGCTTCCCTTGCTGGCCGAGAAGTCTGGAGACTTCATCAGCAGAGGCCTCTTCGTCGATGGCGTAGATCACAAGAAGAAGTGGGAGTTCAAGCCCCTGGTGAAGAAGGGCGATACGGTAAAGCCCGGGCAGCCCATAGGCGAGGTCCAGGAGCAGCTCCTGATCAAACACAAGATCATGGTCCCACCGAAGCACAAGGGTGGGGTCGTCAAGGAGATATACAGCGGGAACTTTACAGTTGAGGAGACAGTCTGTGTGCTCGAGGATGGCTCTGAGCTCACGATGCTCCAGAAGTGGCCCGTCCGTCAGGCGCGGCCTGTCGTGAGGAAGCTGCCACCGACAATCCCGCTGAGAACAGGCCAGAGGGTCATCGATGGTTTCTTCCCGCTGGCAAAGGGCGGGACAGCAGCCATCCCGGGAGGATTCGGAACGGGCAAGACTGTCATGCAGCAGACGCTCTCAAAGTGGTCTGACGTCGATATAGTCATCTACGTCGGATGTGGTGAGCGTGGCAATGAGATGGCAGATCTGCTCCACGAGTTCCCCGAGCTGGTGGATCCGAGGACGAACAGGCCGCTGCTCGAGAGGTCGATCGTCTACGCCAACACATCCAACATGCCGGTCGCTGCTCGAGAGGCATCGATCTACACGGGGATGACAACAGCAGAGTACTACAGAGACATGGGCTACGATGTGCTGATGACCGCGGACTCGACATCAAGATGGGCGGAGGCCATGAGAGAGCTCGCCTCGAGGCTTGAGGAGATGCCTGGTGAGGAGGGCTATCCTGCGTATCTGGCTGCGAGGCTTGCCGACTTCTACGAGCGCGCTGGAAGGGCTGAGGTTCTAGCCGGCGGTGAGGGATCTGTGGCTGTCGTGGGCGCGGTATCTCCGCCTGGTGGAGACTTCACAGAGCCTGTGACTCAGAACACGCTCCGTATCGTCAAGGTCTTCTGGGCGCTCGATTCCAGGCTGACACAGCGCAGGCACTTCCCCTCGATCAACTGGCTCGATTCCTACTCGCTGTACGAGAAGGATCTGGAGAGCTGGTATGCGGAGAATGTCGCCCCTGACTGGAACCAGCTGAAGAGAAGAGCCATGGCGATACTGCAGGAGAACGCCGAGCTTGAGGAGATCGTCATGCTGGTCGGCTCGGATGCGCTGCCTGAGGATCAGCAGCTCACACTCGAGGTTGCCAGGATGATCATCAACTTCTGGCTGGCGCAGAGCGCGTTCCATCCGGTCGATACATTCTGCCCGTACAAGAAGCAGTACGATCTCCTGAAGGCGATACTGACATACAGGGACTACGCATTCGATGCCCTCCGCAGGGGTGTAGCGGTCGATCAGATCAAGAGCGTACCCTCCAAAGACGCACTAGCCAAGCTCAGGATGGTTGAGGACTACGAGCCCGACCTCAAGAAGGTCATGGACCAGATGAAGGCCGAGTTCGAGGCTCTGAAGTAA
- a CDS encoding V-type ATP synthase subunit D — MAVIRGTKPTRAVLIALRRRIKVAQTGHELLKMKRDGLMIEFFEVLNRAKTIREELVQDYLRAEQRLNMAKAADGTIAIKSVAFALQQEPAVDLQSRNIMGVVVPKISAEAVHKKMYERGYGIIGTSAAIDEAADAYESLVDKIITAAEVETSLMKLVDDIEKTKRRVNALEFKVIPDIKDTIRFIGFALEEMDRDNIVRLKKLKAKAQKRAKAEEAEKAAKAAAEAAASAT, encoded by the coding sequence ATGGCCGTAATAAGAGGGACAAAGCCGACCAGGGCCGTGCTCATCGCCCTTCGAAGAAGGATTAAGGTGGCACAGACCGGTCACGAGCTCCTCAAGATGAAGCGCGACGGCCTCATGATCGAATTTTTTGAGGTGCTGAACAGGGCGAAGACGATACGGGAAGAGCTCGTCCAGGATTACCTCCGGGCGGAGCAAAGGCTCAACATGGCGAAGGCTGCAGATGGCACCATAGCCATAAAGAGCGTGGCCTTTGCCCTGCAGCAGGAGCCAGCCGTGGATCTGCAGTCCAGGAACATAATGGGCGTTGTTGTTCCCAAGATATCCGCAGAGGCCGTGCACAAGAAGATGTACGAGCGAGGATATGGTATTATAGGAACAAGCGCTGCCATAGACGAGGCTGCAGACGCCTACGAGAGCCTAGTGGACAAGATAATCACAGCTGCTGAGGTAGAGACATCGCTGATGAAGCTCGTAGATGATATCGAGAAGACCAAGAGGCGTGTCAACGCTCTCGAGTTCAAGGTCATACCCGATATCAAGGACACAATCAGGTTCATAGGCTTCGCGCTGGAGGAGATGGACAGGGACAACATAGTCAGACTGAAGAAGCTCAAGGCGAAGGCTCAGAAGCGCGCCAAGGCTGAAGAGGCTGAAAAGGCGGCCAAGGCTGCTGCCGAGGCTGCAGCCTCTGCCACGTGA
- a CDS encoding V-type ATP synthase subunit F gives MEIAVIGNSDAVIGFSLAGIKKAYEATSEEELINKINEVMADPNVGILVLHQNDYNRLPKRLQSTLSNSVRPTVIAIGTEQSTEMREKIKRAIGVDLWK, from the coding sequence ATGGAGATTGCAGTTATAGGCAATAGTGATGCGGTTATCGGATTCAGCCTCGCAGGGATCAAGAAAGCCTACGAGGCCACCTCGGAAGAGGAGCTGATAAACAAGATAAATGAGGTAATGGCTGATCCGAATGTAGGAATTCTGGTTCTGCATCAGAATGACTACAACAGGCTTCCCAAGAGGCTGCAGTCGACCTTATCTAACTCCGTTAGGCCTACTGTTATCGCTATCGGAACCGAGCAAAGCACAGAGATGAGAGAGAAGATTAAAAGGGCAATAGGTGTCGATTTATGGAAGTAG